Proteins from one Planctomyces sp. SH-PL62 genomic window:
- a CDS encoding DUF937 domain-containing protein, producing the protein MTADLLGRLNQAFDAHAVQKLSVALDEQPDRVKQAIALGGPAILAGLLHSATGSRDAAHLMDELKNAPERTAGLGDAAIGVSAEDLARGGASFLHAIFGDRLGRVVDLIADDSGARSTSAAAILGTLAPAAAGVIRDALGAGGGLNLDGFRRLMRVEADAITHAIPGGLAEAIGLKSLAHPTQPESAVHGTTAGRIASRAPQPHHHDDEHEHGSLLSRWGIPVALGVLVLLAAYSLLPPNFERNVPADRAKAPEGNRPATDLARGEPEESIPTPAVTNEGRPVVATAARGVSLALPGDVTIEVPPGSYLEAMVKVLRDGKSTTSQTFVAGELAFDGEGRLTSEADDAIERLAKVALAYPNAKLTINGRETLEGDVDNARKVAASRAEAVREALVKAGVPADRLTAGTVAANLPAEHPAAVAEADVPISISIEVE; encoded by the coding sequence ATGACCGCCGATCTCCTTGGTCGTTTGAATCAGGCCTTCGACGCCCACGCCGTCCAGAAACTGAGCGTCGCGCTCGACGAGCAGCCCGACCGCGTGAAGCAGGCGATCGCGCTGGGCGGGCCGGCGATCCTCGCGGGGCTGCTCCACTCCGCCACCGGCTCGCGAGACGCCGCCCACCTGATGGATGAACTCAAAAACGCTCCCGAGCGGACGGCGGGGCTCGGGGACGCGGCGATCGGCGTTTCGGCGGAAGACCTCGCCCGAGGCGGGGCGTCGTTCCTCCACGCGATCTTCGGCGATCGACTGGGCCGCGTGGTGGACCTGATCGCCGACGACAGCGGCGCCCGATCGACCTCGGCCGCCGCCATCCTGGGGACGCTCGCCCCGGCGGCCGCGGGCGTGATTCGCGACGCCCTCGGCGCGGGGGGGGGCCTCAACCTCGACGGCTTCCGTCGTCTTATGCGCGTAGAGGCGGACGCGATCACCCACGCGATCCCCGGGGGACTCGCCGAGGCGATCGGGTTGAAGAGTCTCGCCCATCCGACGCAACCCGAATCGGCCGTGCACGGCACCACGGCCGGGCGGATCGCCTCCCGCGCCCCCCAGCCTCACCACCACGACGACGAGCACGAGCACGGATCGCTGCTCTCCCGCTGGGGGATCCCGGTGGCCCTGGGCGTGCTCGTACTCCTCGCCGCGTACTCGCTGCTCCCCCCGAACTTCGAGCGGAACGTCCCCGCCGACCGCGCGAAGGCCCCGGAAGGGAACCGGCCCGCGACCGACCTGGCCCGGGGCGAACCCGAGGAGTCGATCCCCACGCCCGCCGTCACCAACGAGGGTCGTCCTGTCGTCGCGACCGCCGCCCGGGGGGTCTCGCTCGCCCTGCCGGGAGACGTCACGATCGAAGTCCCTCCCGGTTCGTACCTTGAGGCGATGGTCAAGGTGCTCCGCGACGGGAAGTCGACGACCTCCCAGACCTTCGTCGCCGGCGAGTTGGCTTTCGACGGCGAGGGCCGTCTCACGTCCGAGGCCGACGACGCCATCGAGCGGCTCGCGAAGGTCGCCCTGGCCTACCCGAACGCGAAGCTCACGATCAACGGACGGGAAACCCTGGAAGGGGACGTCGACAACGCCCGAAAGGTCGCCGCCAGCCGCGCCGAGGCCGTCCGCGAGGCCCTCGTGAAGGCCGGCGTCCCGGCCGATCGGCTGACCGCCGGTACCGTCGCCGCCAACCTCCCCGCCGAACATCCGGCGGCCGTGGCCGAGGCCGACGTGCCGATCAGCATCTCGATCGAGGTCGAGTGA
- a CDS encoding class I SAM-dependent methyltransferase, which produces MSKFNGKTPDQQRSWSRAAARYDEVFLDPYGPAVRNPLWAALDAVEDAGSKTVADLGCGTGPLINPLLERFARVVALDFAPGMLAKARDRVAPEDRPRVTFLARSMEELDDQAGSIDVAIANNSLVMPDVRRIHRVLTAIHASLRPGGVFLGIAPSMDAIQYHTMLLYEQALDRGLDPEEAERFAALHGEHRYYDFAFGRFRFQGLRQKFWQPFEFEHRFKKAGFRSVALDRVLYPWDENFAGAVELAAEPPSWDWFFRAEA; this is translated from the coding sequence GTGTCCAAATTCAACGGGAAGACGCCCGATCAACAACGATCGTGGAGCCGCGCCGCGGCGCGTTACGACGAGGTCTTCCTCGACCCTTACGGCCCGGCCGTGCGCAACCCGCTTTGGGCGGCCCTCGACGCGGTCGAGGACGCGGGCTCCAAGACGGTCGCCGACCTGGGGTGCGGCACCGGCCCGCTGATCAACCCGCTGCTGGAACGGTTCGCCCGCGTGGTGGCTTTGGACTTCGCGCCCGGGATGCTGGCGAAGGCGAGGGATCGGGTGGCGCCGGAAGACCGGCCGAGAGTCACGTTCCTCGCCCGGTCGATGGAAGAGCTGGACGACCAGGCGGGCTCGATCGACGTGGCGATCGCGAACAACTCGCTGGTGATGCCCGACGTGCGGCGGATCCATCGCGTGCTCACGGCGATCCACGCCTCGCTGCGGCCCGGCGGCGTCTTCCTGGGGATCGCACCGTCGATGGACGCGATCCAGTACCACACGATGCTGCTCTACGAGCAGGCTCTCGACCGGGGACTCGACCCCGAAGAGGCCGAGCGATTCGCGGCGCTGCACGGCGAGCATCGCTATTACGACTTCGCCTTCGGCCGCTTCCGGTTCCAGGGCCTCCGCCAGAAATTCTGGCAGCCCTTCGAGTTCGAGCATCGCTTCAAGAAGGCGGGCTTCCGGTCGGTCGCCCTGGACCGGGTCCTCTACCCGTGGGACGAGAATTTCGCCGGTGCCGTCGAGCTGGCGGCCGAGCCGCCGAGCTGGGACTGGTTTTTCCGCGCCGAGGCGTGA
- a CDS encoding TlpA family protein disulfide reductase produces the protein MSRRPSPAPARALAARAATLGLLLSAGTAWGQQVPATATPATAQGEDANLSRPEKGTTDALVAIDAAYAEKLKGLDVEHLERLRTLAVGLPPRESAAVYEQLFRTAIAADIFAEAEPAADAVIGGNLPSPSCVALAHLVKLIAECDRGDFDQSLKDLAALIATKADANGDAADVLTTSELIGVADAYYQRLIHAGRYDVATRAFQLVLGKAESPQVKDYLASRLDRLKLVGQAAPAIRGVDLDGRPFDLAAHRGKVVLVVFWATWCLPSAAETAWLQETYAAAHAHGFEIVGVNLDPLQDEQPNVAAYIPAVRRFALDYNLRWPILMNGPGDADIARAYGVAEIPASVLIDAEGRVVGMDLVRKNLEPTVSKLLGR, from the coding sequence ATGAGCCGCCGCCCCTCGCCCGCCCCCGCCCGAGCCCTGGCCGCCCGCGCGGCGACGCTCGGCCTGCTCCTGTCCGCCGGCACGGCCTGGGGACAGCAGGTTCCCGCCACGGCCACGCCTGCGACGGCCCAGGGGGAGGACGCCAACCTCAGCCGGCCGGAGAAGGGGACGACCGACGCCCTGGTCGCGATCGACGCCGCCTACGCCGAGAAGCTCAAGGGGCTGGACGTCGAACACCTGGAACGACTCCGAACCCTGGCCGTCGGCCTGCCTCCCAGGGAATCCGCGGCCGTCTACGAGCAGCTTTTCCGGACGGCGATCGCCGCCGACATCTTCGCCGAGGCCGAACCCGCCGCCGACGCCGTGATCGGGGGGAACCTCCCCTCCCCCTCGTGCGTCGCGCTGGCCCACCTCGTGAAGCTCATCGCCGAATGCGATCGGGGCGATTTCGACCAGTCGCTCAAGGACCTCGCCGCGCTGATCGCGACGAAGGCCGACGCGAACGGGGACGCGGCCGACGTCCTGACCACGTCCGAGCTGATCGGCGTCGCCGACGCCTATTATCAGCGGCTGATCCACGCCGGCCGCTACGACGTCGCGACCCGCGCCTTCCAGCTCGTCCTGGGCAAGGCCGAGTCGCCCCAGGTGAAGGACTACCTCGCCTCGCGACTGGACCGGCTCAAGCTCGTCGGCCAGGCCGCACCCGCGATCCGGGGCGTGGACCTGGACGGTCGCCCCTTCGACCTGGCCGCCCACCGCGGCAAGGTGGTGTTGGTCGTCTTCTGGGCCACCTGGTGCCTCCCCAGCGCCGCCGAGACGGCCTGGCTCCAGGAGACCTACGCCGCCGCCCACGCCCACGGCTTCGAGATCGTCGGCGTCAACCTCGACCCCCTGCAAGACGAGCAGCCGAACGTCGCGGCCTACATCCCCGCCGTCCGTCGGTTCGCCCTCGACTACAACCTTCGCTGGCCGATCCTGATGAACGGCCCCGGCGACGCGGACATCGCCAGGGCCTACGGCGTGGCCGAGATCCCCGCCAGCGTCCTCATCGACGCCGAAGGCCGGGTCGTCGGCATGGACCTCGTCCGCAAGAACCTGGAGCCCACCGTCTCCAAGCTCCTCGGCCGCTGA
- a CDS encoding FliA/WhiG family RNA polymerase sigma factor, with protein sequence MSTKVDVDVTELWREFKEQPTTEMRNQLVERYLALVKYNAERIWQRLPEGVDLDDLISAGVFGLMDAIDAFDLTRGVKFETYCVPRIRGAMLDELRTMDWVPRLVRSKATKMEEARKELEARHGRPPTPAELAERLGLPMEEFEKMASDANAVGLISLNKKWYETDSYKDVREIDILEDKKGEDPTRRLQRKDLMRMVTKGLNRNERLIIILYYYEELTMKEIGATLDLSESRVSQMHSSIIQRLQSQLSLRRPEFGT encoded by the coding sequence ATGTCAACCAAAGTGGATGTGGATGTGACGGAACTCTGGCGGGAGTTCAAGGAACAGCCCACCACGGAGATGCGGAACCAGTTGGTCGAGCGCTACTTGGCCCTGGTCAAGTACAACGCGGAACGCATCTGGCAGCGCCTCCCCGAGGGGGTCGACCTCGACGACTTGATCTCGGCGGGCGTCTTCGGCCTGATGGACGCGATCGACGCCTTCGACCTGACGCGCGGCGTCAAGTTCGAGACCTACTGCGTCCCGCGGATCCGGGGGGCCATGCTCGACGAGCTGCGGACCATGGACTGGGTGCCCAGGCTGGTCCGCTCCAAGGCCACCAAGATGGAAGAGGCTCGCAAGGAGCTGGAGGCCAGGCACGGCCGACCTCCCACCCCCGCCGAGCTGGCCGAGCGACTCGGCCTGCCGATGGAGGAGTTCGAGAAGATGGCGTCCGACGCCAACGCCGTCGGCCTCATCAGCCTCAACAAGAAGTGGTACGAGACCGACAGCTACAAGGACGTCCGCGAGATCGACATCCTCGAGGACAAGAAGGGGGAGGACCCCACCCGTCGGCTCCAGCGCAAAGACCTGATGCGCATGGTGACGAAGGGGCTCAACCGCAACGAACGCCTCATCATCATCCTCTACTATTATGAGGAACTGACGATGAAGGAGATCGGCGCGACGCTCGACCTGAGCGAATCCCGCGTCTCGCAGATGCACTCGTCGATCATCCAGCGGCTCCAGTCGCAGCTCTCCCTACGCCGCCCCGAATTCGGGACCTGA
- a CDS encoding flagellar biosynthesis protein FlhA produces the protein MPPSTSDRAAAAWRTASGLVLPITIVGAVLVFVVPVSPELLDLLLSANLTLAVLVLLTTLAIRSPQEFSAFPTILLTTTLTRLVLNVATTRLILTRGGEHGVDAAGSVIRAFGEFVAGDQVLVGAILFAILVVIQFVVITKGATRISEVAARFMLDGLPGRQMAIDSDLHAGLIDQHQAHARRDEVYRQADFFGAMDGAGKFVRGDAVAGVIILMVNIAGGLFIGVVQHDMRPVEAVEVFTKLTIGDGLVSQIPAFLISLAAGLIVTRSSSASDIGRDVVGQLTRNPSVLGVSSVFLGLLALTPLPKLPLLVLSGVLGWRAYRLRDASPYERDEAEPEARPTSPPKRTPIRVEEAGSAEPTTTRPNPSPQAPHAEPLRVSGDPASDDMENLLHVDLLELEIGYRLISLADSTRGGNLLERLRTVRQNVARELGLIVPQVRIHDEIGLSAHEYRVKIRGTIVGGGTAYAGRLLAIPPAGLAERPEGREAVDPATGEAAVWIHAEGREVAELAGCKILEASAVVAAHFGEIVRSHADELLTRDQIERLLDRVRATAPTLAGEVVPGLLRPGELQRLLQNLLREQVSIRDLETILETLAVHAGKTTDVEPLTELTRQSLARQITESHRSGDGRIRVVTLSQDLNSRLSIVAGQSEAHPSEALGDETVRSILRAVAQGVGALIEVGLPPIVLTSAPARAVLKDLTRADLPRLVVLSQREIPRDTPVEVLGTIVEEPAEDSEAAEPAVDPVTFATTEAFA, from the coding sequence ATGCCTCCGTCGACATCGGATCGTGCCGCCGCCGCGTGGCGAACCGCCTCGGGACTCGTCCTGCCGATCACCATCGTCGGGGCGGTCCTGGTCTTCGTCGTGCCGGTCTCCCCGGAGCTGCTCGACCTCCTCCTGTCGGCCAACCTGACGCTCGCCGTCCTGGTGCTGCTGACGACGCTGGCGATCCGATCGCCGCAGGAGTTCAGCGCCTTCCCGACGATCCTGCTGACGACCACGCTGACCCGGCTGGTCCTCAACGTGGCCACCACCCGACTGATCCTGACGCGGGGCGGCGAGCACGGCGTCGACGCGGCCGGCTCGGTCATCCGGGCCTTCGGCGAGTTCGTCGCCGGCGACCAGGTGCTCGTCGGCGCGATCCTCTTCGCGATCCTCGTCGTGATCCAGTTCGTCGTCATCACGAAGGGGGCCACGCGGATCAGCGAGGTCGCCGCGCGGTTCATGCTCGACGGCCTCCCCGGCCGCCAGATGGCCATCGACTCCGACCTCCACGCCGGGCTGATCGACCAGCATCAGGCGCACGCCCGTCGCGACGAGGTCTATCGCCAGGCCGACTTCTTCGGGGCGATGGACGGCGCCGGCAAGTTCGTCCGGGGCGACGCCGTGGCGGGCGTGATCATCCTGATGGTCAACATCGCCGGCGGCCTGTTCATCGGCGTGGTCCAGCACGACATGCGGCCGGTCGAGGCCGTGGAGGTCTTCACCAAGCTGACGATCGGCGACGGGCTGGTGAGCCAGATCCCGGCGTTCCTGATCTCGCTGGCGGCGGGCCTGATCGTCACGCGGTCGTCCTCGGCCAGCGACATCGGCCGCGACGTCGTCGGCCAGCTCACGCGGAATCCCAGCGTGCTGGGCGTCTCGTCGGTCTTCCTCGGCCTGCTGGCCCTCACGCCGCTCCCCAAGCTGCCGCTCCTGGTCCTGTCGGGCGTCCTCGGCTGGCGGGCCTATCGGCTGCGGGACGCGTCCCCTTACGAACGGGACGAGGCCGAGCCCGAAGCACGGCCGACCTCGCCCCCGAAGCGGACGCCGATCCGGGTCGAGGAAGCGGGCTCCGCCGAACCGACGACGACCCGGCCGAACCCTTCCCCCCAGGCCCCGCACGCCGAGCCCCTCCGCGTCTCCGGCGACCCGGCCTCCGACGACATGGAGAACCTCCTGCACGTCGACCTGCTGGAGCTGGAGATCGGCTATCGACTCATCAGCCTGGCCGACTCGACCCGGGGCGGGAACCTGCTGGAGCGGCTTCGGACCGTCCGCCAGAACGTCGCCCGCGAGCTGGGATTGATCGTCCCCCAGGTCCGCATCCACGACGAGATCGGGCTCTCCGCGCACGAATACCGGGTGAAGATCCGTGGGACCATCGTCGGCGGCGGGACGGCCTACGCCGGGCGCCTGCTGGCGATCCCGCCGGCGGGCCTGGCCGAGCGTCCCGAAGGCCGTGAGGCCGTCGACCCGGCCACGGGCGAGGCGGCCGTCTGGATCCACGCCGAGGGCCGCGAGGTCGCCGAGCTGGCCGGCTGCAAGATCCTGGAGGCGTCGGCCGTCGTCGCCGCCCACTTCGGCGAGATCGTCCGCAGCCACGCCGACGAGCTGCTCACCCGCGACCAGATCGAACGCCTGCTCGACCGCGTCCGGGCCACGGCCCCCACGCTCGCCGGCGAGGTCGTCCCCGGGCTGCTCAGGCCGGGCGAACTTCAGCGGCTCTTGCAGAATCTCTTGCGCGAACAGGTGAGCATCCGCGACCTGGAGACGATCCTCGAGACGCTGGCGGTCCACGCCGGCAAGACCACGGACGTCGAGCCGCTGACCGAGCTGACCCGCCAGAGCCTGGCGCGCCAGATCACCGAGAGCCACCGCTCGGGCGACGGCCGGATCCGCGTGGTCACGCTCTCGCAGGACCTCAACTCCCGGCTCTCGATCGTGGCGGGCCAGTCCGAGGCCCATCCCTCGGAAGCCCTGGGCGACGAGACCGTCCGCAGCATCCTCCGCGCCGTGGCGCAAGGCGTGGGCGCCCTGATCGAGGTCGGCCTGCCGCCGATCGTCCTGACCTCGGCCCCGGCCCGCGCCGTGCTCAAGGACCTGACCCGGGCCGACCTGCCCCGGCTGGTCGTCCTCAGCCAGCGCGAGATCCCCCGCGACACGCCCGTCGAGGTCCTGGGGACGATCGTCGAGGAGCCCGCCGAGGACTCCGAGGCGGCCGAGCCCGCGGTCGATCCGGTGACGTTCGCGACGACCGAGGCGTTCGCATGA
- a CDS encoding EscU/YscU/HrcU family type III secretion system export apparatus switch protein, translating into MSEDRTQPASPMRRQLAREQGQAAHSPELTAAAGWLVAVALLAGMETRLTGALVDLVRSPLIGPVARLSDPFDLARIVRDAMLGVALPVGVVVGGFALGAFAGHQFQVRGLWAPALITPDLSRLWRVGRDGGFVAKLERSVWSVVKAMILAVVAAWGVRSRWGALQGLSFLEFPEAARAAFAILTTPAWALAGAMLAVGLVDYGLRSARFEAMLRTTPEEHREDLRTIEGDPKVRASRRRLAQAFRDGTPELLDGSSLALLGDAGLVVVLAGARRRARCS; encoded by the coding sequence ATGTCGGAGGATCGCACGCAGCCCGCTTCACCGATGCGTCGCCAGCTCGCCCGCGAGCAGGGCCAGGCGGCGCACAGCCCGGAGCTGACCGCCGCGGCCGGCTGGCTCGTGGCGGTCGCGCTGCTGGCCGGGATGGAGACCCGGCTGACCGGGGCGCTCGTCGACCTCGTGCGGTCGCCGTTGATCGGCCCCGTCGCCCGACTTTCGGACCCGTTCGACCTGGCCCGGATCGTGCGAGACGCGATGCTGGGCGTGGCCTTGCCGGTCGGCGTGGTGGTGGGCGGGTTCGCCCTCGGCGCGTTCGCGGGCCACCAGTTCCAGGTCCGCGGGCTCTGGGCTCCGGCCCTCATCACGCCCGATCTCTCGCGGCTGTGGCGGGTGGGACGGGACGGGGGCTTCGTCGCGAAGCTGGAGCGGAGCGTCTGGTCGGTCGTGAAGGCGATGATCCTGGCGGTCGTGGCGGCCTGGGGCGTTCGCTCGCGGTGGGGAGCCTTGCAGGGGCTGAGCTTCCTGGAGTTCCCCGAGGCCGCGCGGGCCGCGTTCGCGATCCTCACAACCCCCGCGTGGGCCCTGGCAGGCGCGATGCTCGCCGTGGGGCTGGTGGATTACGGCCTTCGGTCCGCCCGGTTCGAGGCCATGCTGAGGACGACCCCGGAGGAGCATCGCGAGGACCTGCGGACGATCGAGGGGGACCCGAAGGTCCGCGCCTCGCGTCGGCGGCTCGCCCAGGCGTTTCGCGACGGCACGCCCGAGCTGCTGGACGGCTCCTCGCTCGCCCTGCTCGGCGACGCCGGGCTCGTCGTCGTGCTCGCGGGGGCCCGCCGCCGCGCAAGGTGTTCGTGA
- a CDS encoding flagellar biosynthetic protein FliR, with protein sequence MTDLPFDVGWLTANGAACALIAARAAGVCFTAPVLAAPGIDWRFRIVLALILGAWMIPLAAPLVGAPTSPYGLAWLVVNELLVGGLLGLSASLVVAGAKQAGDLVAAQAGMSTASLFDPETGEELTALGHLYGLLAIVAFLAVDGPLVMVEALLQSFRAVPAGRLVFERATIQGIFAQAAEALKLAVHAAAPPAVALATAGVALGWLGRLAPSVPLMALSLPIRALLGVLLVMAGLAALAACLDAAWLDWARGAF encoded by the coding sequence ATGACCGACCTACCGTTCGACGTCGGCTGGCTCACCGCGAACGGGGCGGCCTGCGCCCTGATCGCGGCGAGGGCGGCGGGGGTCTGCTTCACGGCGCCGGTGCTGGCCGCGCCGGGGATCGACTGGCGGTTCCGCATCGTCCTGGCCCTGATCCTGGGGGCCTGGATGATCCCCCTCGCCGCGCCGCTGGTCGGCGCGCCGACCTCGCCTTACGGACTGGCCTGGCTGGTGGTCAACGAGCTTCTGGTCGGCGGCCTGCTCGGGCTGTCGGCGTCGCTGGTGGTCGCGGGGGCGAAGCAGGCGGGCGACCTCGTCGCGGCGCAGGCGGGGATGTCGACGGCGTCGCTGTTCGACCCCGAGACGGGCGAGGAGCTGACGGCGCTCGGGCATCTTTACGGCCTGCTCGCGATCGTCGCGTTCCTGGCGGTCGACGGGCCGCTGGTGATGGTCGAGGCCTTGCTCCAGAGCTTCCGCGCGGTCCCGGCCGGTCGGCTGGTCTTCGAGCGGGCCACGATCCAGGGGATTTTCGCGCAGGCGGCCGAGGCGCTCAAGCTGGCGGTCCACGCCGCCGCGCCGCCGGCGGTCGCGCTGGCGACGGCGGGGGTGGCCCTGGGATGGCTCGGCCGGCTCGCGCCGAGCGTGCCGCTGATGGCGCTCTCGCTGCCGATCCGCGCGCTGCTGGGCGTCTTGCTCGTGATGGCGGGGCTCGCCGCGCTGGCGGCCTGCCTGGACGCCGCCTGGCTCGACTGGGCTCGCGGCGCCTTCTGA
- a CDS encoding flagellar biosynthetic protein FliQ, producing the protein MDQAIDWTREALRLSLMLGGPLLAAAMVVGLAVNVLQTLTQLNEPVVGLVPRLAAVVVATLVLLPWLAARWIDFTVDLIGSIPDML; encoded by the coding sequence ATGGACCAGGCGATCGACTGGACGCGCGAGGCGCTTAGGCTCTCGCTGATGCTGGGGGGCCCGCTGCTCGCGGCGGCGATGGTGGTCGGGCTGGCGGTGAACGTCCTCCAGACCTTGACCCAATTGAACGAGCCGGTCGTCGGGTTGGTCCCCCGCCTCGCGGCGGTGGTGGTCGCGACGTTGGTGCTGCTCCCCTGGCTCGCGGCCCGCTGGATCGACTTCACGGTCGACCTCATCGGCTCGATCCCGGATATGCTTTGA
- a CDS encoding flagellar type III secretion system pore protein FliP: MSGTRREDRKLLVLPMASVVALLVMLSPVLAGRSQAQTPTSAVRKSAAVSRLNEPAVVVDAAPESDAAKPAPRPDAAVDVSGAARTVQSVVLFGAVSLAPVALLMITPFVRINIVLILLRQALGSPQVPGNQVLTALALLLSALIMRPVAERVYADAVEPYMAGRAGAVDAWNAGSIPIKTFMVDQIVMTEHQDYLTTLHERSRGGTPGAEQPERPEDFAIGVVAPAYILSELTTALKIGFMLYLPFLVIDLVVSAVLAAMGLFMLPPTLVSTPVKLIVFVLADGWLLVADMLLAGFSA; this comes from the coding sequence ATGAGCGGGACGCGGAGGGAAGACCGCAAACTCCTCGTCCTCCCGATGGCGAGCGTCGTGGCGCTGTTGGTCATGCTCTCGCCGGTCCTGGCGGGGCGGTCGCAGGCGCAGACGCCGACGAGCGCCGTGCGCAAGTCCGCGGCCGTCTCGCGGCTCAACGAGCCCGCGGTGGTCGTCGATGCGGCCCCCGAATCGGACGCCGCGAAGCCCGCGCCGCGGCCGGACGCGGCGGTGGACGTGTCGGGCGCGGCCCGCACGGTGCAGTCGGTGGTGCTGTTCGGCGCGGTCTCGCTGGCGCCCGTCGCCCTGCTCATGATCACGCCGTTCGTGCGGATCAACATCGTCCTGATCCTGCTTCGGCAGGCCCTGGGGAGCCCCCAGGTCCCCGGCAATCAGGTCCTGACCGCGCTGGCGTTGCTGCTCAGCGCCCTGATCATGCGGCCGGTCGCCGAACGGGTCTACGCCGACGCGGTCGAGCCGTACATGGCGGGCCGGGCGGGCGCGGTCGACGCCTGGAACGCGGGGTCGATCCCCATCAAGACGTTCATGGTCGACCAGATCGTCATGACCGAACATCAGGATTACTTGACGACGCTCCACGAGCGCTCGCGCGGCGGCACGCCGGGCGCGGAGCAGCCGGAACGCCCGGAGGACTTCGCCATCGGCGTGGTCGCCCCGGCGTACATCCTGAGCGAGCTGACGACGGCCCTGAAGATCGGGTTCATGCTCTATCTTCCGTTCCTGGTGATCGACCTCGTGGTCTCGGCGGTGCTGGCGGCGATGGGGCTGTTCATGCTGCCGCCGACCCTGGTTTCGACGCCCGTGAAGCTGATCGTCTTCGTGCTGGCCGACGGCTGGCTGCTCGTGGCCGACATGCTGCTCGCCGGATTTTCGGCTTAG
- a CDS encoding flagellar biosynthetic protein FliO — protein sequence MARAKIALLVPALLLAATLAASAQDASAPAADAAKASRPTVASKRARASSLATGSQGWWLGTAFMLLVLGGAGVVCIAARRQGAGGPSIKLQVVGRVALPPKHAVFAVRAGGRTLLIGAGPQGAPTLLGELDDEAVEDASPSASHRPVPAQRRFDVRIGDES from the coding sequence ATGGCAAGAGCCAAGATCGCCCTCCTGGTCCCCGCGCTGCTGCTGGCGGCGACCCTGGCCGCCTCGGCGCAGGACGCTTCCGCCCCCGCGGCCGACGCGGCGAAGGCTTCGCGGCCGACGGTCGCGAGCAAGCGGGCGCGGGCGTCGTCGCTGGCGACCGGGTCGCAGGGCTGGTGGCTGGGGACGGCCTTCATGCTGCTGGTCCTGGGCGGGGCCGGAGTGGTCTGCATCGCCGCGCGACGTCAGGGCGCGGGCGGCCCCTCGATCAAGCTCCAGGTCGTCGGCCGAGTCGCGCTGCCGCCCAAACACGCCGTCTTCGCCGTCCGCGCCGGCGGCCGGACGCTGCTGATCGGCGCCGGCCCCCAGGGCGCACCCACGCTCCTCGGCGAGCTTGACGACGAGGCCGTCGAGGACGCCTCGCCCTCCGCTTCGCATCGACCGGTCCCCGCGCAAAGACGCTTCGACGTGCGGATCGGAGACGAATCATGA
- a CDS encoding FliG C-terminal domain-containing protein produces the protein MNASTSSTSARAAHRPQSGAEFPRGDLGAGADPLAAEDSPSDAPSVAAIPPLRKAAIVLVSLEQSLSTQMLAHLDRDAVDAVTWEIARMDRVDPAEQAVVLEEFLSLGLRRLCFVFEDLLRMDDREIRAAFRAEDAEAWALALAGSAPPLRAKVLGALNASAGQMLQRYLENLGPFRLSDTEVAQVEVSERIRILYDQGVIDLPDPSGREEVLV, from the coding sequence ATGAATGCGTCGACCTCGTCCACGTCCGCCCGAGCGGCCCACCGCCCCCAATCCGGCGCCGAGTTCCCGCGCGGCGACCTCGGCGCGGGGGCCGACCCCCTCGCGGCCGAAGATTCGCCGTCCGACGCCCCGTCGGTCGCCGCGATCCCCCCGCTCCGCAAGGCGGCGATCGTCCTGGTGAGCCTGGAGCAGTCGCTATCCACCCAGATGCTCGCCCATCTCGATCGGGACGCCGTCGACGCGGTCACCTGGGAGATCGCCCGGATGGATCGGGTCGACCCGGCCGAGCAGGCCGTCGTCCTGGAGGAGTTCCTCAGCCTCGGCCTGCGGCGGCTCTGCTTCGTCTTCGAAGACCTCCTCCGCATGGACGACCGCGAGATCCGCGCCGCCTTTCGCGCCGAGGACGCCGAGGCCTGGGCCCTGGCCCTCGCCGGATCGGCCCCCCCGCTGCGGGCCAAGGTGCTCGGCGCCCTGAACGCCTCGGCCGGTCAGATGCTCCAGCGCTATCTGGAGAACCTCGGCCCGTTCCGGCTCTCCGACACCGAGGTCGCGCAGGTCGAGGTCTCGGAGCGGATCCGCATCCTCTACGACCAGGGCGTGATCGACCTGCCCGACCCCAGCGGTCGCGAGGAAGTCCTGGTCTGA